The following proteins are encoded in a genomic region of Coffea eugenioides isolate CCC68of chromosome 6, Ceug_1.0, whole genome shotgun sequence:
- the LOC113774285 gene encoding protein NLP6-like produces the protein MEAQTSSSPAFPTAGLGPCELSYSHSTKDPHYHSHQWVFWSTFCNDKVHCVKPRVAAAAGGAVIKDQIKRFLELVKQIIWCRCRLVQFWGLVKIDDKMYLTTCDQPFAFQCSSPLDVKKVCEHRKHCLDYLIPVDDDDDGELIIGPPGRVFRSGFPEYARNVGDYTSREYPQRDFAAERFRDYWALPVYHHPTQDLPSGVLEIVASSYVFSVSGHWVLEKLQNLLREVNLTTTRVSVAEVNSGHQEEEIAILYIVSIVVSTIHKLPHREIWSASGEMLSSCDGDFIQKGQGVVGKAFSSKSACFCRDIRQLSITEYPLVPIARRLKYSACFAVCLQSYCSNNCIYVLEFFLPTYEEDEDEDEDEADYGEDEDEAGYEEDEADYGDPRTLLNSLMETLKERLGSSFKIASGQELGQKLTVEVIKVSPEDKFDSFEICNTTRSESTPGLVEVQEGAGMAQLDCSSQQVDAANGSMDGIHNQQNRSVGSTRRRRNGSVGSPEDEFDSFDISSPAGIESQPRLEEVQGGDGMMQLDFSSQQVDAANGSMDGIHNQQHGSVGSTPRNAKAQGEGMVQVDNANGHINGVHAQQSGIVGSPPRPEHVQGIVNISDQELNLAGVDVVHNSTDGVYEQKNGIDRSSTGQEVVQNMVSIAHDEPIVEDPRRDGASIEQRDNEVTNLEVQKPSWTLKSDLGITREVLEQNSTRRLEDAAKVLGVSRSTLKRICREYGINRWPPRKARKVSQAFAVQKTVQPSTEDTHEHHQSNARAKAKYQGRMIKFRLPFSASKINLEENVAQRLNLAMGSFIIEYQDEDDDRIWITCDGDLRTSMSTLSSLGRTTIKMYIVKDSPNRRDQ, from the exons ATGGAAGCTCAAACTTCTTCCTCTCCCGCTTTTCCTACGGCAGGTTTGGGGCCTTGTGAACTATCATACTCCCATTCAACTAAGGATCCACATTATCATTCTCACCAGTGGGTTTTCTGGAGCACATTTTGCAATGACAAAGTACACTGCGTCAAGCCTCGTGTTGCCGCCG CTGCTGGCGGTGCCGTGATTAAGGACCAGATCAAACGTTTTCTAGAACTTGTTAAGCAGATAATTTGGTGTCGGTGTCGTCTAGTTCAGTTTTGGGGCTTAGTGAAGATTGACGACAAAATGTATTTGACAACTTGTGACCAGCCTTTTGCTTTTCAGTGCTCCAGTCCTCTAGACGTCAAGAAAGTATGCGAACATAGGAAGCACTGTTTGGATTACTTAATACCCgtggatgatgatgatgatggtgaGCTTATAATTGGTCCCCCTGGTCGGGTGTTCCGCAGTGGATTCCCTGAATATGCACGGAATGTGGGTGATTACACTAGTAGAGAGTATCCTCAACGTGATTTTGCGGCCGAGCGTTTCAGGGATTACTGGGCGTTGCCAGTCTATCATCATCCTACTCAGGACCTCCCCAGTGGTGTACTCGAAATTGTTGCATCATCATATGTTTTTAGCGTTTCTGGACATTGGGTTCTGGAGAAGCTTCAG AATCTACTACGGGAGGTGAATCTGACAACTACTCGTGTAAGTGTCGCGGAAGTAAATTCAG GTcatcaagaagaagaaattgctATACTTTACATAGTATCAATCGTTGTGAGCACAATACATAAATTGCCTCATCGTGAAATTTGGAGTGCTTCTGGAGAAATGCTAAGTTCTTGTGATGGTGATTTTATTCAGAAGGGACAAGGGGTAGTTGGAAAGGCATTTTCATCCAAAAGTGCATGCTTTTGTAGGGATATAAGACAATTGAGCATAACAGAGTACCCGTTGGTACCCATTGCACGACGCTTGAAGTACTCTGCCTGTTTTGCAGTTTGTTTGCAGAGCTATTGCTCGAACAATTGCATTTACGTACTGGAGTTCTTTCTACCTACgtatgaagaagatgaagatgaagatgaagatgaagcagACTATGgggaagatgaagatgaagcagGCTATGAGGAAGATGAAGCAGACTATGGGGATCCTAGGACATTGTTGAACAGCCTAATGGAGACATTGAAAGAACGCCTCGGAAGTTCTTTTAAGATTGCTTCGGGACAAGAATTGGGGCAGAAATTGACTGTTGAGGTTATAAAGGTCTCTCCAGAGGATAAATTTGATTCTTTTGAAATCTGCAATACTACTCGTAGTGAGTCTACACCCGGGCTTGTAGAAGTACAAGAGGGAGCAGGAATGGCGCAACTTGATTGCTCATCTCAACAAGTTGATGCCGCAAATGGTTCTATGGATGGTATCCATAACCAGCAGAATAGAAGTGTTGGATCTACAAGGAGGAGACGGAATGGAAGTGTTGGATCTCCGGAGGATGAATTTGATTCTTTTGACATCTCCAGTCCTGCTGGTATCGAATCTCAACCTAGGCTTGAAGAAGTACAAGGAGGAGACGGAATGATGCAACTTGATTTCTCATCTCAACAAGTTGATGCTGCAAATGGTTCTATGGATGGTATCCATAACCAGCAGCATGGAAGTGTTGGATCTACACCTAGGAATGCAAAAGCACAAGGAGAAGGAATGGTGCAAGTTGATAATGCAAATGGTCATATAAATGGTGTCCATGCACAGCAGAGTGGGATTGTTGGATCTCCACCCAGACCAGAGCACGTGCAGGGCATTGTCAACATATCAGATCAAGAATTAAATCTTGCAGGAGTTGATGTTGTGCACAATTCTACGGATGGTGTTTATGAacagaaaaatggaattgatAGATCTTCAACTGGACAGGAGGTCGTGCAAAACATGGTCAGCATAGCACATGATGAACCAATTGTGGAAGATCCTCGAAGAGATGGTGCTAGTATAGAACAGAGGGACAATGAAGTGACTAATTTAGAAGTGCAAAAGCCTAGTTGGACTTTAAAAAGCGACCTTGGAATTACTCGTGAGGTTCTTGAACAAAATTCTACAAGGAGACTTGAAGATGCTGCAAAAGTTCTTGGAG TTAGTCGATCTACATTGAAGCGTATATGTAGGGAGTACGGTATTAACAGATGGCCACCTCGTAAAGCAAGAAAGGTTAGTCAAGCATTTGCTGTACAGAAAACTGTTCAACCTTCTACTGAAGATACTCATGAACACCACCAGTCAAATGCAAGGGCGAAGGCAAAATATCAAGGGCGCATGATAAAGTTCAGACTTCCATTTTCTGCGAGTAAAATCAATTTGGAGGAGAACGTAGCACAACGACTGAATCTAGCCATGGGAAGTTTTATAATTGAGTATCaggatgaagatgatgatcgGATATGGATAACCTGTGATGGAGATCTGAGAACGTCTATGAGCACATTAAGCTCATTAGGTAGGACTACAATCAAAATGTATATTGTTAAGGACAGTCCAAATAGGAGAGATCAATAG